The segment GCGATCCACCCGCAGGTATCCACCCTTGTCGAGTTCGATGCCGACGTTCTCGAGTCCCAGACCGGAGGTGTTGGGCACCGATCCGACGGTCATCAGCGCATGACTGCCCTCGACGGTGCGACCGTCCGACAGCGTGACGAGAACTCCGTTTTCGGTGCGAACCACCGAATCCGCGCGCGCGTGCTTGACGAGGGTGACGCCGCGCTCGTTGAACGCGTCCTCGAGCACCAGAGCGGCATCCTCGTCCTCGTGCGGAAGGACGCGGTCGCGGCTCGAGACCGCGGTGACCTTGACGCCCATCTCGGTGTAGGCCGAGACGAACTCGGCACCGGTCACACCGGATCCGACGACCACCAGGTGCTCGGGGAGGGCCTCGAGGTCGTAGAGCTGACGCCAGTTGAGGATGCGTTCGCCGTCGGGTTCGGCTCCCTTGACCACGCGAGGGCGGGCTCCGGTTGCGATGAGCACGACATCCGCGTCGAGGATGCGCTCTTCGCCGTCGGCGAGCACCGCCTTGATCTGGTGCGAGGCCATCCCGACGTGGGAGTCGATCATCTCGGCGCGTCCGGCCAGCAGTTGCACGCCGACGGAGGTGGCGCGCTGGGCGATGTCGGAGGACTGTGCTTGGGCGAGGCTCTTCACGCGGTCGTGAATCTTCGGCAGTGCGACGGCGGCCTGCGACGGATCGAGGGAGATGCCGAGGTCGCTGGCTCGACGCATCTCGGTGCGAATGCCGGTCGAGGCGATGAACGTCTTCGACGGCACGCAGTCCCAGAGAACGCAGGCACCGCCGATACCGTCGGAATCGACGAGCGTCACCTCTCCGCCGTGCTGTGCGGCAACCAACGCTGCTTCGTACCCTGCCGGACCACCACCGATGATCACAATCCGGGTCATTGATCCTCTTCTCGCATGCTCGAAATCTCTCGCTGTGTCGCATCAACGGTATTCCAGAGGCTGCCCCCGCGCGTCGGTAGGGCTGGCTTCGTTCGCCCGATAGGAGGTCGGACCTGGGGCGACGCACCGAAACACGACCACGAGGCGTCAGTGTGCACCGATACGGTTTAGGCTGGCCGACGTGCCAATTTATGCCGCCTACGGATCGAACATGCATCCGGAGCAGATGTTGCAGCGATGCCCTCACTCGCCCCTGTCGGGAACCGGGTGGCTGCACGGATGGCGGTTGACCTTCGGCGGTGGAGACATCGGCTGGGAAGGCGCGCTGGCGACGGTCGTGGAGGATCCCGACTCGCAGGTCTTCGTGGTGCTCTACGACGTATCCGAGGAGGACGAGGAGAGCCTGGATCGCTGGGAGGGCTCGGAACTCGGTATTCATCGGAAGATCCGGCTGCGCATCGAGACCGGCCGGGAGCCGGTGCTCGCATGGATGTACGTACTCGACGCCTACGAGGGCGGCCTTCCGTCGGCTCGCTACCTCGGCGTCATGGCCGAAGCTGCCGAAATCGCCGGTGCCCCAGCCGAATACGTGCGAGATTTGCGTACCCGGAACAGCCGGAACGTCGGTCCGGGTACCGCCTCGTAGCTCGAAGGACGGGTCAGAAGTAGTTCTTCATGACCGACGCCACCCAGCTCGGCTCGGTCACGTCCGCACGCTCGGGAACCATCGACTGCAGGAACGGCTTGACGTCGAACACCGGCGAGCCGTCGATCGCGTCGAGACCTCGCACTCGGATGCGCAGTCCGTCGACGTCGACGATCTCGCACCGGGACACCCCGAGATGATTGGGCCGATCCTTGACCCGTTGAGCGAGGACACCCACCCGAGGAAGCGTCGTGTCACCGCGAGGGTGGCGCGAACCGGTGGTCGTCGCGGCGGGATCGCACAGGTGGAAGCCGTAGACCACCTCGAGGTGCGAGAACTCGTCGAGACCGAGGGTCGCGTCGGCGTCGAGGACACTCGCGTCGAGGTCGAGCACGGCCTCGACCGATCCCCAGTTGTCGTCCACCACCTCGGCGCGATCGGATCTGACGATCCCGATCGGCGACACGTCGAATGCCATCTCATCTCCTGTCTCTAGTTCGGATCCAGCGCGATACCGGTCATCACCTTCACGCCCACGGCCAGTGCTCGTTCGTCGAGATCGAAGGTGGGTTGGTGGATGTCGAGTTGCGGTCCGGTGCCCGGCCACACACCGAGTCGAGCCATCGCGCCCGGCACTCGTTCGAGGTACCACGAGAAATCCTCGCCGCCGCCGGACTGCGCGGTATCGGCCAACGCGTCGGGTCCGACCCGGCCGATCGCCTTCTCGAAGGTGTGCGTGGACGCCGGATCGTTGACCACGGGAGGCACGCCGCGACGGTAGTGCAGCTCGAAGCGGACACCGGTCGGTGCGAGCAACCCGGTGACGATCTCACGAACCAACGGTTCCAGCAATGCCCAGGTCTCGTGGTCTCCGGTGCGGACGGTGCCGGTCAGCATGCCGGTCTGCGGTATGGCGTTGGGGGCCTGGCCCGCGACCACCGCTCCCCACACCATGACCGTGCTGGTCCGCGGGTCGACACGCCTGCTCAACATTCCGGGTAGGCCGGTGATGACGGTGCCCAACGCATAGATGAGATCGGTGGTCAGGTGCGGGCGAGACGTGTGTCCGCCGGGCGAATCCAGGCGCAGCTCGACGGTGTCGGCCGCGGAGGTGATCGCGCCGAGGCGCACGCCGACCTGCCCCACCTCGAGCCGCGGATCGCAGTGCAGCGCAAAGATCTTGGTGACGCCGTCGAGCGCTCCCGCGGCCACCGCGTCGAGGGCACCGCCCGGCATGACCTCCTCGGCGGGCTGAAAGATCAGGCGCACCCCGTACTGCAGGTCCGGCAGTGACGCCAGCGCCAATCCGGTCGCGAGCAGCACCGTGGTGTGTGCGTCGTGCCCGCAGGCGTGCGACACCCCCGGCACGGTCGACGAGTACACCGCGCCGGTGTTCTCCTGCAGCGGTAGGGCGTCCATGTCCGCCCGCAACGCCACCCGGGGACCGTCGGGTCCGATGTCGCAGATCAACCCCGTTCCGCCCGGGAGCGGCTTGGGTGACAGACCTGCTGCTTCGAGATGCTCCATCACGAACGCGGTGGTACCGAATTCGCGTCGAGCAAGTTCCGGATTGGCGTGAATGTGCCGACGCCACAGAGACAGATCTGCCGTGTGCGCGTGAATCCACCGATCGATCGCGTCTTCGCGGGTACTCACGACTGCGCCGCCGAGCGGGCGATCACGCCGTCGAGCAGACGGGCGCGGGTACTGGGATCGGCGGCGGCACGCGCCGCAGTTCTGGCGAGACCGAGAGCTCCGTCGAGCAACGCTCGATCTGCCGACTCGGTGACACACGCGGCGGCGAACTCCGGCTGATGCGTCACCGCCCCTCCTGCATCGAGTCCGACGACGGGGTGAATACCGGGTAGAACATTCGTCACGTTTCCCATGTCTGTACTGCCCAACGGGCGAAATCCTTCCAAATCCGGAGCCAGGGGCGATCGGCCCAGCGCTTCGATCTCCTGCCGAAAAGCCGCGACCAGCCACGAATCCGGAGTCAACGCCGCGTAGGTGGGCGACACCGTGCGGATCTTGTGGGTACACCCGGTGGCGATGGCTCCCGCCTCGAAACACGCGTACGTCTTCGCCGTCAGAGCGTGCAGCGATTCGGTGGTGTTCGCGCGCAGGTAGTAGAGCAACTCGGCGTGGCCGGGCACGATGTTCGGTGCCACACCTCCGTCACTGACGATGCCGTGCAACTGCTGCCCCGGCGAGAGGTGCTGCCGTAGCAACCCGAGAGCCACCTGACTGATGGTCACCGCATCGCCTGCGTTGATTCCCCATTCGGGAGCTGCCGACGCGTGCGCGGCCCGGCCGGTGAACTTCACGGCGATGTCCGCGAGCGCCAGCGAGGTCGCACCCACGATGTCGAAGGGGCCGGGATGGACCATCAACGCCGCGCCGACGCCGTCGAACACTCCTCGCTCGAGCATCAGCACCTTGCCGCCGCCGGTCTCCTCGGCCGGGGTACCGAGCACTCGCACGGTGATGCCGAGTGCGTCGGCGACCGGGGCGAGCGCAAGCGCAGCACCCACAGCCGAGGCCGCGATGATGTTGTGCCCACACGCATGACCGATCTCGGGCAGAGCGTCGTACTCCGCACAGATACCGATGACGAGATCGCCGCTGCCGAACGACGCGGTGAACGCGGTGTCCATGCCTGCGACGGCTGTCTCGACCTCGAAATCGTGGGCTCGGAGCGTATCGAGAATCTTGGCGACGCTGCGATGTTCGGCGAAGGCCAGCTCCGGTTCCGCGTGAATCGAGTGCGAGAGCGCGACCACTTCGTCGGTAGCGGTGGCCAGGGCGCGGTCCATCGCCTCGCCCACGGCAGCACTGTTCGATTCGTCGATCACGAGAGACAGTGTGTCACTAGCGCGACCGAGTGTCGGAACAGCTGTGCTTCAGTCGGGGGTGAAGACGGTCCTGCTACTTCCCGAAGCTGAAGTTGCTGTCGTCGGTCGCGGTGTTCAGCGCGGCGAGC is part of the Rhodococcus sp. SBT000017 genome and harbors:
- a CDS encoding NAD(P)H-quinone dehydrogenase, translating into MTRIVIIGGGPAGYEAALVAAQHGGEVTLVDSDGIGGACVLWDCVPSKTFIASTGIRTEMRRASDLGISLDPSQAAVALPKIHDRVKSLAQAQSSDIAQRATSVGVQLLAGRAEMIDSHVGMASHQIKAVLADGEERILDADVVLIATGARPRVVKGAEPDGERILNWRQLYDLEALPEHLVVVGSGVTGAEFVSAYTEMGVKVTAVSSRDRVLPHEDEDAALVLEDAFNERGVTLVKHARADSVVRTENGVLVTLSDGRTVEGSHALMTVGSVPNTSGLGLENVGIELDKGGYLRVDRVSRTAVAGIYAAGDCTGLLPLASVAAMQGRIAMYHALGQAVSPIKLKTVASAVFTRPEIASVGVAQSKIDAGDVPARVVMLPLTTNPRAKMSGLKRGFVKIFCRPATGVVIGGVVVAPSASELILPIAMAVQNNLSVNDLANTFSVYPSLSGSVIEAARQLMAHDDLD
- a CDS encoding gamma-glutamylcyclotransferase, whose protein sequence is MPIYAAYGSNMHPEQMLQRCPHSPLSGTGWLHGWRLTFGGGDIGWEGALATVVEDPDSQVFVVLYDVSEEDEESLDRWEGSELGIHRKIRLRIETGREPVLAWMYVLDAYEGGLPSARYLGVMAEAAEIAGAPAEYVRDLRTRNSRNVGPGTAS
- a CDS encoding TrmO family methyltransferase, producing the protein MAFDVSPIGIVRSDRAEVVDDNWGSVEAVLDLDASVLDADATLGLDEFSHLEVVYGFHLCDPAATTTGSRHPRGDTTLPRVGVLAQRVKDRPNHLGVSRCEIVDVDGLRIRVRGLDAIDGSPVFDVKPFLQSMVPERADVTEPSWVASVMKNYF
- a CDS encoding M20 family metallopeptidase, translated to MSTREDAIDRWIHAHTADLSLWRRHIHANPELARREFGTTAFVMEHLEAAGLSPKPLPGGTGLICDIGPDGPRVALRADMDALPLQENTGAVYSSTVPGVSHACGHDAHTTVLLATGLALASLPDLQYGVRLIFQPAEEVMPGGALDAVAAGALDGVTKIFALHCDPRLEVGQVGVRLGAITSAADTVELRLDSPGGHTSRPHLTTDLIYALGTVITGLPGMLSRRVDPRTSTVMVWGAVVAGQAPNAIPQTGMLTGTVRTGDHETWALLEPLVREIVTGLLAPTGVRFELHYRRGVPPVVNDPASTHTFEKAIGRVGPDALADTAQSGGGEDFSWYLERVPGAMARLGVWPGTGPQLDIHQPTFDLDERALAVGVKVMTGIALDPN
- a CDS encoding M20 family metallopeptidase, with protein sequence MDRALATATDEVVALSHSIHAEPELAFAEHRSVAKILDTLRAHDFEVETAVAGMDTAFTASFGSGDLVIGICAEYDALPEIGHACGHNIIAASAVGAALALAPVADALGITVRVLGTPAEETGGGKVLMLERGVFDGVGAALMVHPGPFDIVGATSLALADIAVKFTGRAAHASAAPEWGINAGDAVTISQVALGLLRQHLSPGQQLHGIVSDGGVAPNIVPGHAELLYYLRANTTESLHALTAKTYACFEAGAIATGCTHKIRTVSPTYAALTPDSWLVAAFRQEIEALGRSPLAPDLEGFRPLGSTDMGNVTNVLPGIHPVVGLDAGGAVTHQPEFAAACVTESADRALLDGALGLARTAARAAADPSTRARLLDGVIARSAAQS